A window from Balaenoptera musculus isolate JJ_BM4_2016_0621 chromosome 8, mBalMus1.pri.v3, whole genome shotgun sequence encodes these proteins:
- the IGF2 gene encoding insulin-like growth factor II isoform X1: MVSPDPQIIVVAPGAEPESTQVQRTEDGGTIIRIFWVGPKGELLRCTPVSPVMQTPMGIRVGKSMLVLLAFLAFASCCYAAYRPSETLCGGELVDTLQFVCGDRGFYFRLPGRPASRVNRRSRGIVEECCFRSCDLALLETYCATPAKSERDVSTPPTVLPDNFPRYPVGKFFQYDTWKQSAQRLRRGLPALLRARRGRTLAKELEVFREAKRHRPLIALPTQDPAAHGGASLEASGHRK; the protein is encoded by the exons ATGGTTTCCCCAGACCCCCAAATTATCGTGGTGGCCCCTGGGGCTGAACCCGAGTCTACGCAAGTCCAACGCACTGAGGACGGGGGAACTATTATCCGGATATTTTGGGTGGGCCCCAAAGGCGAGCTGCTTAGATGCACCCCGGTGAGCCCGGTCATGCAG ACACCAATGGGGATCCGAGTGGGAAAGTCGATGCTGGTGCTGCTCGCCTTCTTGGCCTTCGCCTCGTGCTGCTATGCTGCTTACCGCCCCAGTGAGACTCTGTGCGGCGGGGAGCTGGTGGACACCCTCCAGTTTGTCTGCGGGGACCGCGGCTTCTACTTCA GACTTCCAGGCAGGCCGGCAAGCCGCGTGAACCGCCGCAGCCGTGGCATCGTGGAAGAGTGCTGCTTCCGCAGCTGCGACCTGGCCCTGCTGGAGACCTACTGCGCCACCCCCGCCAAGTCCGAGAGGGACGTGTCGACCCCTCCGACCGTGCTTCCG GACAACTTCCCCAGATACCCCGTGGGCAAATTCTTCCAATATGACACCTGGAAGCAGTCCGCCCAACGCCTGCGCAGGGGCTTGCCTGCCCTCCTGCGAGCCCGCCGGGGTCGCACGCTCGCCAAGGAGCTGGAGGTGTTCAGAGAGGCCAAGCGTCACCGTCCCCTGATCGCCCTGCCCACCCAGGACCCCGCCGCCCACGGGGGCGCCTCTCTTGAGGCGTCCGGCCATCGGAAGTGA
- the IGF2 gene encoding insulin-like growth factor II isoform X2: MVSPDPQIIVVAPGAEPESTQVQRTEDGGTIIRIFWVGPKGELLRCTPVSPVMQTPMGIRVGKSMLVLLAFLAFASCCYAAYRPSETLCGGELVDTLQFVCGDRGFYFSRPASRVNRRSRGIVEECCFRSCDLALLETYCATPAKSERDVSTPPTVLPDNFPRYPVGKFFQYDTWKQSAQRLRRGLPALLRARRGRTLAKELEVFREAKRHRPLIALPTQDPAAHGGASLEASGHRK; the protein is encoded by the exons ATGGTTTCCCCAGACCCCCAAATTATCGTGGTGGCCCCTGGGGCTGAACCCGAGTCTACGCAAGTCCAACGCACTGAGGACGGGGGAACTATTATCCGGATATTTTGGGTGGGCCCCAAAGGCGAGCTGCTTAGATGCACCCCGGTGAGCCCGGTCATGCAG ACACCAATGGGGATCCGAGTGGGAAAGTCGATGCTGGTGCTGCTCGCCTTCTTGGCCTTCGCCTCGTGCTGCTATGCTGCTTACCGCCCCAGTGAGACTCTGTGCGGCGGGGAGCTGGTGGACACCCTCCAGTTTGTCTGCGGGGACCGCGGCTTCTACTTCA GCAGGCCGGCAAGCCGCGTGAACCGCCGCAGCCGTGGCATCGTGGAAGAGTGCTGCTTCCGCAGCTGCGACCTGGCCCTGCTGGAGACCTACTGCGCCACCCCCGCCAAGTCCGAGAGGGACGTGTCGACCCCTCCGACCGTGCTTCCG GACAACTTCCCCAGATACCCCGTGGGCAAATTCTTCCAATATGACACCTGGAAGCAGTCCGCCCAACGCCTGCGCAGGGGCTTGCCTGCCCTCCTGCGAGCCCGCCGGGGTCGCACGCTCGCCAAGGAGCTGGAGGTGTTCAGAGAGGCCAAGCGTCACCGTCCCCTGATCGCCCTGCCCACCCAGGACCCCGCCGCCCACGGGGGCGCCTCTCTTGAGGCGTCCGGCCATCGGAAGTGA
- the IGF2 gene encoding insulin-like growth factor II isoform X3, whose amino-acid sequence MGIRVGKSMLVLLAFLAFASCCYAAYRPSETLCGGELVDTLQFVCGDRGFYFRLPGRPASRVNRRSRGIVEECCFRSCDLALLETYCATPAKSERDVSTPPTVLPDNFPRYPVGKFFQYDTWKQSAQRLRRGLPALLRARRGRTLAKELEVFREAKRHRPLIALPTQDPAAHGGASLEASGHRK is encoded by the exons ATGGGGATCCGAGTGGGAAAGTCGATGCTGGTGCTGCTCGCCTTCTTGGCCTTCGCCTCGTGCTGCTATGCTGCTTACCGCCCCAGTGAGACTCTGTGCGGCGGGGAGCTGGTGGACACCCTCCAGTTTGTCTGCGGGGACCGCGGCTTCTACTTCA GACTTCCAGGCAGGCCGGCAAGCCGCGTGAACCGCCGCAGCCGTGGCATCGTGGAAGAGTGCTGCTTCCGCAGCTGCGACCTGGCCCTGCTGGAGACCTACTGCGCCACCCCCGCCAAGTCCGAGAGGGACGTGTCGACCCCTCCGACCGTGCTTCCG GACAACTTCCCCAGATACCCCGTGGGCAAATTCTTCCAATATGACACCTGGAAGCAGTCCGCCCAACGCCTGCGCAGGGGCTTGCCTGCCCTCCTGCGAGCCCGCCGGGGTCGCACGCTCGCCAAGGAGCTGGAGGTGTTCAGAGAGGCCAAGCGTCACCGTCCCCTGATCGCCCTGCCCACCCAGGACCCCGCCGCCCACGGGGGCGCCTCTCTTGAGGCGTCCGGCCATCGGAAGTGA
- the IGF2 gene encoding insulin-like growth factor II isoform X4, which translates to MGIRVGKSMLVLLAFLAFASCCYAAYRPSETLCGGELVDTLQFVCGDRGFYFSRPASRVNRRSRGIVEECCFRSCDLALLETYCATPAKSERDVSTPPTVLPDNFPRYPVGKFFQYDTWKQSAQRLRRGLPALLRARRGRTLAKELEVFREAKRHRPLIALPTQDPAAHGGASLEASGHRK; encoded by the exons ATGGGGATCCGAGTGGGAAAGTCGATGCTGGTGCTGCTCGCCTTCTTGGCCTTCGCCTCGTGCTGCTATGCTGCTTACCGCCCCAGTGAGACTCTGTGCGGCGGGGAGCTGGTGGACACCCTCCAGTTTGTCTGCGGGGACCGCGGCTTCTACTTCA GCAGGCCGGCAAGCCGCGTGAACCGCCGCAGCCGTGGCATCGTGGAAGAGTGCTGCTTCCGCAGCTGCGACCTGGCCCTGCTGGAGACCTACTGCGCCACCCCCGCCAAGTCCGAGAGGGACGTGTCGACCCCTCCGACCGTGCTTCCG GACAACTTCCCCAGATACCCCGTGGGCAAATTCTTCCAATATGACACCTGGAAGCAGTCCGCCCAACGCCTGCGCAGGGGCTTGCCTGCCCTCCTGCGAGCCCGCCGGGGTCGCACGCTCGCCAAGGAGCTGGAGGTGTTCAGAGAGGCCAAGCGTCACCGTCCCCTGATCGCCCTGCCCACCCAGGACCCCGCCGCCCACGGGGGCGCCTCTCTTGAGGCGTCCGGCCATCGGAAGTGA